In one Rhopalosiphum padi isolate XX-2018 chromosome 3, ASM2088224v1, whole genome shotgun sequence genomic region, the following are encoded:
- the LOC132925055 gene encoding meiotic recombination protein SPO11, which translates to MVKKDQIDLKNVGLSKYVVKNDTGNERTKQILMRIENIILNIVKSLYNNNKLVINLTKLSNWSTCFYDNKKHLMTKTLRFQTKRSRINNTIIIYLLSKIYKNLMTKNSCTTRELYYGDTILFKHSNTVRKALIDICCLLGTKSWELGITLSSSGLVAGNLIIYMSNGTFLDCSCTTEGVQIPQDILEIDNLESKAKYILIIEKNASFQKIINEGLLNTNKYTFIMITGKGFPDINTRLFVKQLSCKLNIPILALVDANPFGIEIMCVYRFGSNSMVHQNEMLCVPSIKWLGVYPTDIVSLNLPSITLTSLDQERLKSLLKRSYINSNHKLLQQVFLKLNVLMLHNLNRKSEIESLTTFTQTYLTEVYIKKKILTQDFI; encoded by the exons ATGGTTAAAAAGGACCAAATTGACTTAAAAAATGTCGGACTATCCAAATATGTTGTTAAAA ATGATACTGGAAATGAAAGaactaaacaaattttaatgcgaatagaaaatataattttaaatattgtcaagagtttatacaataataataaacttgtgataaatttaactaaactaTCAAATTG GTCGActtgtttttatgataataaaaaacatcTTATGACTAAAACTTTACGATTTCAAACCAAACGAAGtcgaattaataatacaatcatcATTTACCTTTTGTCAAAgatctataaaaatttaatgacaaAAAACTCATGTACAACAAG agAATTATACTACGGAGATACAATTCTATTCAAACATAGTAATACTGTAAGGAAGGCACTTATAGATATATGTTGTTTATTAGGTACAAAATCTTGGGAATTGGGTATTACATTATCTTCTAGTGGTTTAGTAGCAggaaatctaataatttatatgtctaATGGAACATTCCTTGACTGTTCTTGTACTACAGAAG GTGTACAAATACCTCAGGATATTTTAGAAATAGACAACTTAGAATcaaaagcaaaatatattttaataattgaaaaaaatgcatcatttcaaaaaattattaatgaaggattgttgaatacaaataaatacacattCATCATGATAACT ggtAAAGGATTTCCTGATATCAATACCAGGTTGTTTGTGAAACAGTTgtcttgtaaattaaatataccaatattaGCCTTAGTTGATGCAAATCCATTTGGTATAGAAATAATGTGTGTTTACAGATTTGGCTCCAAT tcCATGGTTCATCAAAATGAAATGCTTTGTGTGCCATCAATAAAGTGGCTAGGAGTTTATCCTACAGACATAGTATCACTAAATTTACCAAGTATTACTTTAACTAGTTTGGATCAAGAAAGATTGAAATCGCTTTTAAAAAGATCATATATAAATTCCAATCATAAACTTTTGCAacaggtatttttaaaattaaat gtattaatgTTACACAATTTAAACAGAAAATCAGAAATTGAGTCATTGACAACATTCACTCAGACATATCTAACTgaggtttatattaaaaaaaaaattcttactcAAGACTTTATatag
- the LOC132924125 gene encoding uncharacterized protein LOC132924125 isoform X1 translates to MSTCIPDDSNSINGIPVSQVNYFCTYCQDEISSFPCQSNTAYNSMIIFVRCAICDDFFLCLMCFSSGAEIGFHKNYHDYKLVTIFKSSTFSTKLLDALEEWISEDNEKYLGSKKLVDSWEDIASIVGSENPEDVKKEYYNTFVNGYFGQNVIKLVNKHTGYPQVVTLDQAIAMGCLENCPIYFPTRKYLKIPADREKKEDYEIIEENIKFNRYNNQDLTLQNKNILDSYQVQLLLQCVGEFGYGNWEDMCKQYNTIINMEYPRGKRIYLSAIKIKEEYVLRFIQNPILRGTWLPSSITRPQIPDRTKRIEGPRCDYEHVLKKQLPIEDLDIFFYPPSIDDVDEYKYTIEEPKIEANESTESKRKCLVCTYCQDEFEVIGYRTDNHKFSNYKLITVYTCCSNKQTCENFYLCLVCFASGAEIGKHKNSHGYTLITEVKTYSSEAYFQGSNWTAIEELAFLYALEEWLCEHSDKYIDPLNSENCITDWNSVAQHIRSKTVNEAKSEFENLILNPRIWQLFKIYAHVEPLIIYEDAVEMGCFKTSNKTSSIITDTEEETIENEKNTWNKSDLELLLDYTAIYGYGNWEKIAEEFNKTNFYEHIGKVNYFIIRTPEEIKKEYLLRYFEDPIRRGTWKPPSNKPLILDRTWSFKQPIEMKYPVVDYNLFAYTSYNNIADEFEYPYMNIAESSLDNVEDFETNIECFHSKHSMEKYNGTTKNVMDTKYTFKSKDLYMSTMLNIKKVKALISLERYNDVLWDRRIAKKCVHNYRLIEHFAMYKNKELPKIKPFSEQTFVERLVKMSRFMNIDVHRALIEGLKNEKLLRLRLIELKYYRIIGLKKLSDINQFNKLQKYRRQKKLSTLLHTEDQSDHKFQTFNEILKPSGSNENGYVQNT, encoded by the exons CTTCCATAAAAACTACcatgattataaattagtt acaatttttaaatcaagtacTTTTTCAACAAAACTTTTGGATGCTTTAGAAGAATGGATTTCTGAAGACAACGAAAAATATTTAGGATCAAAAAAACTTGTGGATAGCTGGGAAGATATTGCTAGTATAGTTGGGTCTGAAAATCCTGAag atgtgAAAAAAGAATATTACAATACTTTTGTTAACGGATATTTTggtcaaaatgttattaaactaGTTAATAAACATACAGGATATCCCCAAGTTGTAACATTAGATCAAGCTATAGCAATGGGCTGTTTAGAAAATTGTCCTATTTATTTCCCAACACGTAAA taccTAAAAATTCCAGCAGATagagaaaaaaaagaagattatgaaattatagaagaaaatattaaatttaatcgatATAACAATCAG gatcTGACATTgcaaaataagaatatattagaTAGTTAccaagtacaattattattacaatgtgtTGGAGAATTTGGCTATGGAAATTGGGAAGATAtgtgtaaacaatataatacaattataaacatgGAATATCCAAGAGGAAAACGCATATATTTATCAGCAAtaa aaattaaagaAGAATATGTACTCCGTTTTATTCAAAATCCTATTTTGCGTGGAACTTGGTTACCGTCATCAATTACAAGACCACAAATACCTGATCGAACAAAACGTATTGAAGGACCTAGATGTGACTATgaacatgttttaaaaaaa cAACTTCCTATTGAagatttggatatttttttttatccacccTCAATAGACGATGTAgatgaatacaaatatacaattgaaGAACCAAAAATTGAAGCAAATGAATCAACTGAATCTAAAA gaAAGTGTTTAGTCTGTACATACTGTCAAGATGAATTTGAAGTTATAGGTTATCGGACAGACAAccataaattttcaaattacaaattaattactgTATATACTTGTTGTTCAAATAAACAGACTTGTGAAAATTTTTATCTATGTCTAGTG TGTTTTGCGAGTGGAGCTGAAATtggaaaacataaaaatagtcATGGTTATACTTTGATAACTGAAGTGAAA actTATTCTAGTGAAGCTTATTTTCAAGGGTCCAATTGGACTGCTATAGAAGAATTAGCATTTTTATATGCTTTAGAAGAATGGTTATGTGAGCACTCTGATAAATACATAGATCCATTAAATtctgaaaattgtattacagaTTGGAATTCTGTGGCTCAACATATTAGATCCAAAACAGTTAATG aagcaaaatcagaatttgaaaatttaattttaaatccaaGGATTTggcaactttttaaaatatatgcccATGTTGAACCTTTAATTATATATGAAGATGCAGTTGAAATGGGATGTTTCAAAACTTCTAATAAAACTTCAAgt ataataacagATACAGAAGAAGAAacaattgaaaatgaaaaaaatacgtgGAATAAATCAGATTTAGagttattattagattatacgGCTATATATGGTTATGGTAATTGGGAAAAAATTGCAGAAGAattcaataaaactaatttttatgaacatattggaaaagttaattattttataataagaactCCTGAAG aaataaaaaaGGAGTATTTACTTCGATACTTTGAAGATCCAATTAGGCGAGGAACTTGGAAACCACCATCAAATAAGCCATTAATTTTAGATCGTACATGGTCTTTTAAACAACCTATTGAAATGAAGTATCCTGTAgtggattataatttattcgctTATACTAGTTATAATAACATTGCTGATGAATTTGAATAT cctTATATGAATATAGCTGAATCTTCTTTGGATAATGTGGAAGATTTTGAAACTAATATAGAATGTTTTCATTCAAAACATTCTATGGAAAAGTATAATGGCACTACCAAAAATGTAATGGATACTAAATATACCTTT aaatcaaaAGATCTATATATGAGCACCATGCTCAATATTAAAAAag TAAAAGCATTAATTTCTCTAGAACGATATAATGATGTTTTATGGGATCGAAGAATAGCTAAAAAATGTGTTCACAATTATAGATTGATTGAACATTTTgcaatgtacaaaaataaagaattaccaaaaataaaaccatt ttctGAACAAACATTTGTGGAGCGTTTAGTGAAAATGTCAAGATTTATGAATATTGACGTTCATAGGGCCTTGATTGAAGGATTAAAGAACGAAAAACTGTTAAGACTGcgattaattgaattaaaatattataggataATAGGTTTAAAAAAACTATCTGATATCAAtcaattcaataaattacaaaaatatagacGTCAAAAG aAACTATCAACACTTCTTCATACTGAAGATCAGTCGGATcataaatttcaaacatttaatgaaattcTAAAACCATCAGGATCTAATGAAAATGG TTATGTTCAAAATACATGA
- the LOC132924125 gene encoding uncharacterized protein LOC132924125 isoform X2 produces MSTCIPDDSNSINGIPVSQVNYFCTYCQDEISSFPCQSNTAYNSMIIFVRCAICDDFFLCLMCFSSGAEIGFHKNYHDYKLVTIFKSSTFSTKLLDALEEWISEDNEKYLGSKKLVDSWEDIASIVGSENPEDVKKEYYNTFVNGYFGQNVIKLVNKHTGYPQVVTLDQAIAMGCLENCPIYFPTRKYLKIPADREKKEDYEIIEENIKFNRYNNQDLTLQNKNILDSYQVQLLLQCVGEFGYGNWEDMCKQYNTIINMEYPRGKRIYLSAIKIKEEYVLRFIQNPILRGTWLPSSITRPQIPDRTKRIEGPRCDYEHVLKKQLPIEDLDIFFYPPSIDDVDEYKYTIEEPKIEANESTESKRKCLVCTYCQDEFEVIGYRTDNHKFSNYKLITVYTCCSNKQTCENFYLCLVCFASGAEIGKHKNSHGYTLITEVKTYSSEAYFQGSNWTAIEELAFLYALEEWLCEHSDKYIDPLNSENCITDWNSVAQHIRSKTVNEAKSEFENLILNPRIWQLFKIYAHVEPLIIYEDAVEMGCFKTSNKTSSIITDTEEETIENEKNTWNKSDLELLLDYTAIYGYGNWEKIAEEFNKTNFYEHIGKVNYFIIRTPEEIKKEYLLRYFEDPIRRGTWKPPSNKPLILDRTWSFKQPIEMKYPVVDYNLFAYTSYNNIADEFEYPYMNIAESSLDNVEDFETNIECFHSKHSMEKYNGTTKNKSKDLYMSTMLNIKKVKALISLERYNDVLWDRRIAKKCVHNYRLIEHFAMYKNKELPKIKPFSEQTFVERLVKMSRFMNIDVHRALIEGLKNEKLLRLRLIELKYYRIIGLKKLSDINQFNKLQKYRRQKKLSTLLHTEDQSDHKFQTFNEILKPSGSNENGYVQNT; encoded by the exons CTTCCATAAAAACTACcatgattataaattagtt acaatttttaaatcaagtacTTTTTCAACAAAACTTTTGGATGCTTTAGAAGAATGGATTTCTGAAGACAACGAAAAATATTTAGGATCAAAAAAACTTGTGGATAGCTGGGAAGATATTGCTAGTATAGTTGGGTCTGAAAATCCTGAag atgtgAAAAAAGAATATTACAATACTTTTGTTAACGGATATTTTggtcaaaatgttattaaactaGTTAATAAACATACAGGATATCCCCAAGTTGTAACATTAGATCAAGCTATAGCAATGGGCTGTTTAGAAAATTGTCCTATTTATTTCCCAACACGTAAA taccTAAAAATTCCAGCAGATagagaaaaaaaagaagattatgaaattatagaagaaaatattaaatttaatcgatATAACAATCAG gatcTGACATTgcaaaataagaatatattagaTAGTTAccaagtacaattattattacaatgtgtTGGAGAATTTGGCTATGGAAATTGGGAAGATAtgtgtaaacaatataatacaattataaacatgGAATATCCAAGAGGAAAACGCATATATTTATCAGCAAtaa aaattaaagaAGAATATGTACTCCGTTTTATTCAAAATCCTATTTTGCGTGGAACTTGGTTACCGTCATCAATTACAAGACCACAAATACCTGATCGAACAAAACGTATTGAAGGACCTAGATGTGACTATgaacatgttttaaaaaaa cAACTTCCTATTGAagatttggatatttttttttatccacccTCAATAGACGATGTAgatgaatacaaatatacaattgaaGAACCAAAAATTGAAGCAAATGAATCAACTGAATCTAAAA gaAAGTGTTTAGTCTGTACATACTGTCAAGATGAATTTGAAGTTATAGGTTATCGGACAGACAAccataaattttcaaattacaaattaattactgTATATACTTGTTGTTCAAATAAACAGACTTGTGAAAATTTTTATCTATGTCTAGTG TGTTTTGCGAGTGGAGCTGAAATtggaaaacataaaaatagtcATGGTTATACTTTGATAACTGAAGTGAAA actTATTCTAGTGAAGCTTATTTTCAAGGGTCCAATTGGACTGCTATAGAAGAATTAGCATTTTTATATGCTTTAGAAGAATGGTTATGTGAGCACTCTGATAAATACATAGATCCATTAAATtctgaaaattgtattacagaTTGGAATTCTGTGGCTCAACATATTAGATCCAAAACAGTTAATG aagcaaaatcagaatttgaaaatttaattttaaatccaaGGATTTggcaactttttaaaatatatgcccATGTTGAACCTTTAATTATATATGAAGATGCAGTTGAAATGGGATGTTTCAAAACTTCTAATAAAACTTCAAgt ataataacagATACAGAAGAAGAAacaattgaaaatgaaaaaaatacgtgGAATAAATCAGATTTAGagttattattagattatacgGCTATATATGGTTATGGTAATTGGGAAAAAATTGCAGAAGAattcaataaaactaatttttatgaacatattggaaaagttaattattttataataagaactCCTGAAG aaataaaaaaGGAGTATTTACTTCGATACTTTGAAGATCCAATTAGGCGAGGAACTTGGAAACCACCATCAAATAAGCCATTAATTTTAGATCGTACATGGTCTTTTAAACAACCTATTGAAATGAAGTATCCTGTAgtggattataatttattcgctTATACTAGTTATAATAACATTGCTGATGAATTTGAATAT cctTATATGAATATAGCTGAATCTTCTTTGGATAATGTGGAAGATTTTGAAACTAATATAGAATGTTTTCATTCAAAACATTCTATGGAAAAGTATAATGGCACTACCAAAAAT aaatcaaaAGATCTATATATGAGCACCATGCTCAATATTAAAAAag TAAAAGCATTAATTTCTCTAGAACGATATAATGATGTTTTATGGGATCGAAGAATAGCTAAAAAATGTGTTCACAATTATAGATTGATTGAACATTTTgcaatgtacaaaaataaagaattaccaaaaataaaaccatt ttctGAACAAACATTTGTGGAGCGTTTAGTGAAAATGTCAAGATTTATGAATATTGACGTTCATAGGGCCTTGATTGAAGGATTAAAGAACGAAAAACTGTTAAGACTGcgattaattgaattaaaatattataggataATAGGTTTAAAAAAACTATCTGATATCAAtcaattcaataaattacaaaaatatagacGTCAAAAG aAACTATCAACACTTCTTCATACTGAAGATCAGTCGGATcataaatttcaaacatttaatgaaattcTAAAACCATCAGGATCTAATGAAAATGG TTATGTTCAAAATACATGA